One Parashewanella spongiae genomic window, TGTTTCAGCTTTGTGATCAGTAAGGAATACATAAATTGGCATAACCGAACAATCACGATTTAATAGTCCTGATGTGGTCGGAACGCGACCAATGGCTTGAACTAAACTTGCCGTTGTACGCGGCAACATCTGCCATTTAGCATTACCTTCATTAAAGCCAGCATTCACCTTCTTTGCCACAGACGCTAAACTAACCGTCGACTGCACACCTTGAGTATTTGAAATCAGCCACTCAAATTCGTCAATCTTTTTGATTAGTTCGTAATATGTACAGGCTTCTGGTTTTCCTTCAACTAGTATTGTTAACACATCTGTAGTGATAGAAAAATTATTGGTTATATATGCTGTATCGAGATTATATCTAGAATCATAATGTAAAGCTGGTGCACCCGAATGTAAGTCCCCTATCTTCAACTGTTGAGACTGATATAAAGCTAGCCCATAGATAACACTAGTAATAACCAATACATACTTTGCATATCTTGGTGTAGCAAAACACGCCAACTTTGACCAAATTGGATTAGTTTCAACGTTATCTACGGCTTTATTCTGAGCCGTAGAAAGATCAGTAAAGGATAATAAAACTGGTAGTAAGATAAGATTCGTTAAAATGATAACGGCAACACCTAGTGAAGCTGAAATGGCGAGTTCACGGATGATTCCGATGTCAATTGAAAGCAGTGTGAGAAAACCTACTGTATCTGAAAGTAGAGCTACGCCACCCGGGATCAATAAGCTTCTAAAAGCTAAAGTAGCGGCAATTTTAGTCGTTACTCCTTTCACTACACGTTGTTTAATAGCATTGATCATTTGCACGCCATGACTGACGCCTATTGCAAATACGAGGAAAGGAACCAAAATTGACATTGGATCTATGCCAAAACCAACTACAGTAAGCAAACCTAATTGCCATTCAACAGCGATTAAGCTGCAAACCAAAGGTAAAACAGTTAACAATAATGAGCGCGAAAACAAATAAACCATTACAGCAGTGATTGCGATTGCAACTAAAAAAAATAGTAAAACCCCTTTAGCACCATCAGCAACATCACCAGCCATTTTTGAAAAACCAATAATATGTATTTTTATTTCATCAGTTTCATATTTAACTCTTAATTGTTGCTCTAATTCGTTTGCTAACGCAATAGTATCAAGAGCCTTACCTGTTTGAGGATCAAATTCCATCAATTGTGCCGAAACTATGGCTGCGGAATAATTCTCTGAAACTAAACGTCCAACGATACCAGCTTTCTCAATATTAGCTTGAACACGTTTTAAACTTTCTTCGTTGGAACTAAAGTCGGCAGGAATGACAGGACCACCAGCAAAACCATCTTCAACGACCTCAGTAAAGCGTGTTGAAGGAGAAAATAAAGATTTGACCTGAGCTCTATCAACGCCCGGTATGAAAAACAGTTGATCGTGTACCTGTTTAAAAACTTCAAAAAAATGAGGATTAAAAATGTTTCCGCTTGAGTCCTCTACTGCAACCATAATTGAGTTTGCACCACCAAATTGTTTTTGGTGTTTCAAATAGGTTTTCATGTACTCATGTTGTAGTGGAATATTTTTAGTGAACGCGGCATCCATTTTCAATTGGCTCGCCTGAAACCCTAAAAATATACTCAATAAAACAAAGGCGCATATCACCCATCCTCGGTGACGGAATATAAACGTTTCTAATCCATTAACCCATTTTTCTAACATGGTACAGCCTTATTATTGTTGTTTATTTAAATCTAAAAGTTGCAAACCTTGTGTGCCACCAAGCCATACATGTCCATTTTCATTTTGAGCAATAGCCAATATATTCTGTCCTTTCAGTTGCTTAACAATAACAATACTCCGGTCATTTTTGACTCTAAGCACTGCACCTGAGTTACCAACTAAAAAAGTTTCATTATTTATTATCACGCTTCCAAAAATACTCGAGTCTATAGGCGTTTTAAGCTTATGCCATCCATTTAATATTTTATCCGTTTTAAAAACATTTCCTCTAAGTCCTGAAAAAATAAACCCGTTTTGTGTTTCAATGCCAGTAAACATTGAGCCTTCATAAGGGAATTCCGTTTTAGTAAAAAAATGTCCTTTATTCGATGATATAGAAACTAAGCCTAACTCTCCGATTAAAATGGTACGTCCATCTGTTGTTTTTAAAATCTTGTTAAAGTGTGGCAGTAAAGATGCTTTTTCAATTTTGTAACCTTCAGGATCGTTTGTCTTTAAATCCTCTAAATACGCTTTATCATCATCAAGTAACAACTCTTCATGAAATTCTTCACTCCAAGTATTTCCACCATCAACAGTCCGATAAAAAAGTCCGTAAGCTCCTACCGCAACCCCTTCCATTTCATTAAAAAATAATATATCTAAAAATGGTTTTTCAATCTCAGAAGACTCAAAAGCGATACTCCAAGTCTTCCCTCCGTCAGAGGTTTGTAAAATGGTTGCATCATGCCCTACAGCCCATCCCTTTACGCTGTTCAAAAAAAACACGTTGGTTAAATTTGTAGAAGTTGGACTGGCAACCTGCTTCCACGATTCATCTAGATAGAAAATATGACCACGCTCACCAACAGCAATTAACTTGTGTCCAGCTTGAGCAATATCGGTAATAAGTGCAGAGACTGCTTTGGGTTGAATTTGAGTATTAGCAGAAGAATAAAAACTCACTGTATAAAACAACAAACTCAAGCCAAAACAAACTGTTTTGCACAACGATTGTAAATACATAAAAGGACTACCTGTAGTGTTGCAAATTTAAGTGTAGATATATGTGGTTAATCAATTCCTAAGAAAAGATTAACCACAATTTTGAATGACTGAATGGCTATCGAATACCACTACGACGTAAAGCAGAAGGCGTGAAGTCAGAATCATTCAACTTCGCATCAAAGTTATACATTTGACCTTCATTATCTAAACCCATCGCAATATAACGACGGGATTGAAGATCATGAAATACTTCAAGTGTACTCCACTGTGTAGGCACTTCGTAATAGTTCAAACCATGCGCTACTGCCACACGATATAATTGATCACGATTATCATATAAATCCGCTGCAGAAATCTGCCAAGAATCTTCATCGATATAGAACACACGAGTTTTATATAGATGGCTTGTACCCGGTTTTAGAGTCGCTTTCACTTCCCAAACACGATGTTTTTCCCAGCGTACATATTGAGGATCAATATGGCCTGGAGTTAAAATTTGGTCATATTCAATTTTGTCAGAATGCAGACGATAATCGTTGTAAGGAATATAGATTTCCTTTTTGCCAATTAATTCCCAGTTATAACGAACTGGTGAACCATTGAACATATCAAAATCATCAGTCGTTCTGAGACCATCAGATACTGAGCCTGGGGTATCAAAAGCCACATTTGGTGCTTTACGTACGCGACGCTGTCCTGTGTTATAAGTCCAAGCTTGACGTGGGAGTTTTTCTTGATCCATGGTTTCTTTGACGAGCAACGCAGTACCAGCTAAACGAGCAGGCTGGGTAACAACTTGTTTGAAGAAAAATAATGTATTGTCTTTTTGTAACTTGTCCAACGTCATTTCAGGTCGTGTATATTCAAAGCGTATTTGCTCACTGGTTTCAACTAGTGTATATGAACCACCTGAAGTTGGTGCAGCTTGGCTACGAGACGTTTCGACGTCTACGCCACGGAATCGTAATATATGGTTCCACACAGCTTCTAAGCCATTTTTAGGCATAGGAAAAGGCACGCCAATGACAGCCCCAGAAACACCATTACCCTCTGCAACTAACTCGGCTTTGGTTGCATTTGATTTTGTTGCATCATAAACATATTGCGGTGCAGCAGCACTACGTCTTGTTTGATAAACATTCATCTTAAAAGTATCAGGATACAAATTAAACAAAGCTAACAAACCAGGAGTTAAATACTCCTTATATTGTGCTTTATTGCCATTGGTTATAGTGAATAATACTTTGTCATTTGGAAACGGATCTGGATGGTGCATACCATTTTTATAACCAGCGACTGGTTTTGTGATTCCACCTGTCCACTTTGGAATTGTGCCGTCTGCATTCCCAGCTACTTCACCACCAAGAGGCGTCAAGCTTTCCCCCAATTTATTCGCATCAGCTTGAGAAATCTTCGCGGATGCAATTGGAGCTGTAATAGCCAATACTATAGCTGCAGACAATAGAGTCATCTTTTTCATTTTTATTGTCCTTATTAAATCGAATACTTAATGTTGAAAGATACGTAATCACGATCAGCTTTAGCATTGGTAGTACCTACACCACCAAAGAAACTGTTGTATGAGATATCTGCTCCCCACTTGCTTTGATAATCAAACTTCACACCAATAGCGAGCGATTTACTGCCTTCAGTGAATAAGAACATAGGATCAGGCGTGATACCTTTAACATCATGGGAGAAAATGATCCGTGGTGACATATTCACGCCAGAAAAAACATTATTAAAATCGGCTTTTGTAACAAGACGGTATCCCCAAGCAAAATCAGTTGGGAATGGATTAGTTTCAGGCCCATCATGCAAGGCTTGTATTACGCCTGCTTTTTCTGGGTTACCACCAGAACGTGCCGTACCCGGACCATTTAAACGCAACACGTCAGGATCGGGCATGTCATGTATCCATACACCACCAACCTCAGCCAAAGCTATTAGGTTATCCATGCCCCATGCACGACCAAATGAATGAGTAAGTGTAAATTGCGCTTGAGTTGTATCACTTCGAACAAAGCCTTCTGCGTATTCACCTAGACCTACATTACTTACTGCTGAGGTGTATTGAGAAATGCCATCTAAGTCAGGACGAATACCAGCGTTAGCTAACTGTTGTGGCATTGCTGCAAACAGCAGTTCAACATCATCAATTTGTAAAGGTTCATCTTCACGATAACTGATTTCGCCAGCAACCGATGTATCACCGACTAAAGTATTAAAACTAAAACCATAAAGCTTGATGTCTTCTGGGAAAACAACTTGTGCTTTAGAGAAGCTGTTGAGGTTTAATAAAGTATCACGATCAACCGAGCCAGCGTTTTCACCAATGACTCGAAGATCAGCCAACAAAGAACTGGTTGAGAAATCAGCCGTAGTTCCGCTGATTAAAGGCCGACGGCTATGGTAGTTAATGAAGTATAAACCGAACTCTGTTTCACCAAGTTCTGGCGCATAGTAACTGAGCTTTAAACCATATTGTCCATCATCAGAAGCTTTAGCTTGATCTTCAACCAAGGTCGTCTTAGTTGGGTAAGCCAGAGCTAACTGGATCATTCGAGCTTGGATTTCGGCTGGAAGTTGATTAAGAGGTAAATCAGGAACTAAACCACCAATTTTGTTGTATTCAGAAATCAAGAAATCAAGATTAATATCCGGATTAGAATTGAAGCCAAGCTGAGCATTATTTAAATAGCCACCATAACCAACAAAGTCATTAGTGCCAAAAATTGATCCCGGCGTAGGAATCCAAATGGGTTGCCAATCATATTGATAAAATGCTTCGACAGTAAGCTCATCGGTCAAACCTAATGAGGCCCAAATCATTCCCTGAGGACGGAATGCTTCTTTAAGCTCAGCACCAGGTTGGTTTAATACATTTAAATCAACTGGGTTAATGATACCAATGCCATGGGGAATTAAGGTGCTTTCCCCCCAAGATACTACTTGATTACCAACACGCACAGTCAGCGGGTTAGCACCATCATTAAAATCAAAATTTCCGTAAACAAAAGCATCAAGTAAACGGATATCTTTACACTGAACCTCAGAGGCCTTTTTATCTTCACAGGCATCAAACTGCTTACCTGTTAGTTGATTTGTATAGCCAAAATCACCATCGATCAGTTTACGGTCATAAAAATATGAACCACGAACAAATACACCATAGTTCTTATACTCTAGGGATAACTCATGCAAACCTTTAAAGATTTCAGAAGTGGTATCACCTTTAGCATAAAGAAGATTACTTAAATCATTATTACTCGAATAAGAACCTTCTTGCTGCCAAATTTCAGTATTAGGATAAATTGTATTACCTAAAGCTGTGTAGTTAGCAAAATCAAAGCGTGGGTGATTAACCTTACCAATTTGATCTTTCCAATCTCTGTCCGATACGCGCCAGCTAGCACCAACGGTGAAAGTTGAATCGAAAGTACCTTTGACCTCACCCCAATTAAAAGACGCTGCATTTGCTGTAGACATCATTCCTAGAGATATTGCCGACGCTACCCCCAAAGCAATCGCCGACCGATTAAAACTATGCTGAAACTTGTTCATTGTTGTAATTCTCCGTAACCTGCTAATTATTTAATATATGCCAACTTCTTGTTAGCACACAGGTAACATTATTGTTACAGCATTCAATACCAATGAGCAAGATGTAATACGTTAAAAAAAGCCTTAAGTTTTAAGCAGCATTAAACAAATTGATGTTAATTTTTATACAGGCGTTTAAATGACGGTGTTGCATGAGGTTATGATGTTGTACTTTTCACGTAAGATGCTAATTAATTAGACTTAATTACGACCACATCTGACCAGTTTGAAAAACAGAAATAAAACCACAGTTTAAAGTATTTACTCTAAATAGGTTTTAGAGATTTAAAATTATTTTGATTATCAAGAGTTAATTGAAACTGCCCTCTTATACCCGATTCACTTAAAAATGGTAAAAAATGTCGTGCATGAATATGAAGGCAACGCCCATGAACATCAATAACTTCTACGCGATCAGCATTTCCTTTATAAAAACGTAGAAACTCCTGAGAAGTTATTGATAAAGAAAAATAAAATTCCATAAGATTTATGCTCTACTCAATAAAAAGCGACATCGAAAACGATGCCGCTTACAAAACTAAATATACTTCTTTTGATACTCGAAAAAATCTACCTAATCAGAATCTAAATGACTATCAGCTTAAAGCTCGTGATACTTTTTCATACAAATCTTTTGACAGATTAGGTAAATCTAACAACCCTTGTAAGCAGTGTTTTATTTTCGCTTGTCTCAACTCGTCAAACTTAGAAAATTGAATGAGTGGTGTGATAATGCGTGCCGCCACTTGTGGGTTCACACCATTCAACAACTTCAAGGTTTCGGTGATAAACTCATAACCTCTACCATCAGCTCTATGAAACTGTTCAATGTTAGCGGCGGCAAAAGTCCCAAGTAATGACCGAACTCTATTTGGATTTTGGTAACTGAAAGCAGCATGCTCTGTTAATGCTTTAAGGCTATCAATTACCTTTTCGGATTTATCCACAGCTTGCAGCATAAACCACTTGTCCATTACTAATGGAGTTTTGTTCCACTTTTCTTCAAAGCGAGCCATTAAGACTTCATAACAGCGTACTTCACCATTACTTGCTGCTTTAAGTGCCGCTAGAGAATCTGTCATGTTATCAGCATGCATAAACTGGAATTCAATAAGTGCTTCGTATTGCTCACCGACTCGACTCAGCCAATACAAACACGCATTCTTGAGTGCTCTTGCTTGTACTGTATCTTGATCTTTTAAATCGTGATATCTCGCATTTAACTCATCTTCACAGGCAACCCCAAGTTCATCAACTGTAAATTGGCGGGCAAGCAATAGCTTATCTAAATCGACTGTACTTACTTGTTCAATTAATTCACTTACTGAAGGTAGATTCATAACTTCAGCAATTAAAGCAGGATCAAGCATAGGATCAAGTATTAAACCACGGAATGCATCTTGGACTAATGAACCGACCTGCATCGCTTGACCGTTTTCTAGTGCCGCAACACAACCCCATACTGTTTTGCTGAATAAACTCACCGATGCTTCCCATCGAGCAACTTCATTTGTCGCATAACGCATCAAATGTGCTAAATGATCGGCTGTATACTCATAGTCAATTTTTACAGGAGCTGAAAAGTTTTGTAATAAAGATGCCGTAGGTTGACTGTCAATACCTTCAAAGGTAAAAATCTGTTGTTGTTCTGTGAAACTTAGCACGTCAGAAAACAAACTATTACCTTTCGAATCTATAAGTTCAATATCAAAAGGAATATGCATGGCTTCAGTATTATTGCCGGCAACAGTAGGCCTGTTTTGAGATAACACTAGTTTGTATACTCGAGTCTGCTCGTTATATTCTTCACTGACAGTGACTATAGGTGTACCAGCTTGGCTATACCATAATCGAAATTGTCGTAAATCAACGCCGCTCGCGGTTTCCATTGCACTTACAAAATCATCACAAGTGACCGCTTGGCCATCGTGCCGTTTAAAATACAACTCCATGCCCTTCTGAAACTTAGTTTCGCCAAGCAGCGTGTGCATCATACGAATGACTTCAGCACCTTTATCGTATACCGTAACAGTATAAAAATTATTCATCTCAATAACAGATTCAGGCCGAATTGGGTGTGCCATTGGCCCAGCATCTTCAGCAAACTGTTGGTTACGAACAACTTTAATCGCATGGATACGATTAACCGCTCTTGAACCAACGTCAGAGCTAAACTCTTGATCTCTAAATACTGTTAATCCTTCTTTGAGGCTTAGTTGAAACCAATCACGACAAGTTACTCTGTTACCAGTCCAATTGTGAAAGTATTCATGACCAATAACTGATTCAATGCCATGAAAATCTTGATCTGTCGCACTTTCTGTATCTGCAAGTACATATTTTGTATTGAAAACATTTAACCCTTTGTTTTCCATTGCACCCATATTGAAAAAATCAACGGCGACGATCATATAAATATCAAGATCGTATTCAAGATTAAAACGGGTTTCATCCCATTCCATAGACTTTTTAAGTGAAGCCATTGCATGATTAGCTTTATTAAGGTTTCCTTTATCTACAAATACCTGAAGTTCAACTTCACGCGCAGATCGCGTTGTAAAAGAGTCTTTTAGTTGATCAAAGTCGCCTGCGACTAATGCAAATAAATAACTTGGTTTTGGATAAGGGTCTTGCCATGATGCAAAATGACGTCCGTTGTTTAATTCACCTTTATCTAATAAATTTCCGTTACTAAGTAAGAACGGGAAATCTTCTTTATCGGCTTCAATACGTACATCGAACTTTGCAAGCACATCCGGACGATCAAGGTAATATGTAATACAACGGAAGCCTTCTGCTTCACATTGGGTGCAATAGGCACCATCAGACAAGTAAAGCCCTTCTAATGAAGTATTTTTTCCTGGTTCAAGCTTGGTAATTATCTCTAATTCAAAGCTATCAAGAATTGTCTGGATGATGAGTTTTTCATTTAATATTTGGTGTTCAACTGCATTGTTATTAATTTTAACCGATACTAACTCTAATGAATTACCATCAAGTTCTAAGCGAGTAGCTTCTTTATTTTTTTTAACTACTTGGCTGATGGCTGTCACATATGTGTAGGGTTCATTTAGATCAAAGTTAAGTTGAATATGATCTATAGTGAAATCTGGTGCACTATAGTCTTTTAGATATTTTGCTTGTAGCTGTGACATAGTGGTCCTATATTATCGTTATACCAATTACAGTAATTAATCTCTCACTCAGCAAGAGCTAAAGGGTTTCAGTACAAGGCACAAGCTCGAAGTACTATATTCCCTTCGGCCGCCATACAAAACTGGCGTTCAACGCACTTAGTGCTTTTGTCGGGATAATTCAAGTGCTTGAAACGCAGTAATGGAACCCTTTAGCCTTGCCTTTCGGGAGCTTGTATGTGCTCAAATTACTTCTCAAAATTGTCTTGACGTAGCAATGTAATAACGACAGTTTTGTATGTCGGTAACAACTATGCCTTCATCAATTTCGATTGCACTTTGAGCACATACATAGCCCTGAGTTGAGCATTTAATTTCTGTAATTGGTATTAGTTTAAAATGTTAAAAAACGCGCTAAAGGCGCGTTTTTTTGTAAAGTCTTACTTAACCTCAGCTCTGAGTAAGCAACCCTCAGGTTATTTACACTATTTAATCAATGTTTTTTCTTACTTGCATCTACTAAATCGAGAGTAATGTCTGCTGTCTGTTCAAGTAGCGGATCAGACTTATCTTCTTTATCATCAAGCTTTGCGAGTTCGTCTAAATCAGCAAATGGTTTTTTCCCTTCCACTAATCGACGCTCGTTTGCTCTAGTTAGAGACTTAGAGTCGATATCTTTCTGTTTCGCTAATCGTTCACTTTCTACCAATGAAACACTTTTTTCATCACGTCTTTTACGATAATCAGCAATGTCTTGAGCTATATAACCAAACTCTACGTTTGTTTTTATACGTGACTCATACTTAGCCGTAAGCCGTTTTATCAAAGCAGGAGAAATGTCATCTACCTTCTTATAATCTGCTACAGGTACTTGATCCCATGGCAAAGCGTTTTCTTGTTCCGCTTCACCAAATTCCCCGGGTTTTAGCGCACTTGGGAACATAATATCTGGTGTCACACCTTTAAGCTGAGTACTGCCTCCATTGATACGGTAAAACTTTGCGATAGTATATTGAACATAACCAATTGGTTTATCATACATATCGTAAATACGCTCTAAGCCTTTATGTTGCTGAACAGTACCTTTTCCGAAAGTAGCTTCACCAACAATCAGGGCTCGACCATAATCCTGCAACGCAGCTGCAAAAATTTCAGAAGCAGATGCACTGTAACGGTCAACCATAACCGTTAATGGACCATCGTAGGTAACCGCGTTATTTTCATCTTTGTTTTGTACCACTTGACCACTAGCATAACGAACTTGAACAACAGGTCCTTTTTGGATGAACAGACCTGTTAATAACGTTGCTTCAGTTAATGCTCCACCACCATTACCACGTAAATCAATGATGATACCTTCAACCTTCTCAGCCTTTAATTTTGCTAACTCTTTAGAAACGTCTCTTGAAAGGTTCATATAAAAACCAGGGATATCAATTACACCTATTTTACGGTTTTTATATTGGCCAACATCACCTTCAATGACTTTCGAACTCGCAGCTCTATCTTCTAGTCGAATAGTATCTCGTGTAATCACAACATCAAGAGGTTTCGCACTGGATCCTGCCTTCTTTTGTAAAATTTGCAGTGTAACTTTGGTGCCCTTAGGTCCTTTAATCAGATCGACAACATCATCTAAACGCCAGCCGATGACATCAACTATCTTTTCACCATCTTGCCCTACACCGATAATTTTATCACCATCAGACAATTGTTCACTTTTTGCCGCTGGCCCACCATTTACTAAGCTACGGATCATGGTGTAATCGTCTTCTGCTTGCAAAACGGCACCAATTCCTTCCAGTTTCAAGTTCATTTCTTGTTGAAAGCGCTCAGCATTACGTGGAGATAAATAGCTTGTGTGTGCTTCGAT contains:
- a CDS encoding DUF2835 domain-containing protein, yielding MEFYFSLSITSQEFLRFYKGNADRVEVIDVHGRCLHIHARHFLPFLSESGIRGQFQLTLDNQNNFKSLKPI
- a CDS encoding DUF1302 domain-containing protein, coding for MNKFQHSFNRSAIALGVASAISLGMMSTANAASFNWGEVKGTFDSTFTVGASWRVSDRDWKDQIGKVNHPRFDFANYTALGNTIYPNTEIWQQEGSYSSNNDLSNLLYAKGDTTSEIFKGLHELSLEYKNYGVFVRGSYFYDRKLIDGDFGYTNQLTGKQFDACEDKKASEVQCKDIRLLDAFVYGNFDFNDGANPLTVRVGNQVVSWGESTLIPHGIGIINPVDLNVLNQPGAELKEAFRPQGMIWASLGLTDELTVEAFYQYDWQPIWIPTPGSIFGTNDFVGYGGYLNNAQLGFNSNPDINLDFLISEYNKIGGLVPDLPLNQLPAEIQARMIQLALAYPTKTTLVEDQAKASDDGQYGLKLSYYAPELGETEFGLYFINYHSRRPLISGTTADFSTSSLLADLRVIGENAGSVDRDTLLNLNSFSKAQVVFPEDIKLYGFSFNTLVGDTSVAGEISYREDEPLQIDDVELLFAAMPQQLANAGIRPDLDGISQYTSAVSNVGLGEYAEGFVRSDTTQAQFTLTHSFGRAWGMDNLIALAEVGGVWIHDMPDPDVLRLNGPGTARSGGNPEKAGVIQALHDGPETNPFPTDFAWGYRLVTKADFNNVFSGVNMSPRIIFSHDVKGITPDPMFLFTEGSKSLAIGVKFDYQSKWGADISYNSFFGGVGTTNAKADRDYVSFNIKYSI
- the prc gene encoding carboxy terminal-processing peptidase codes for the protein MRKLTMATSLATILVGFSAWAIPPKILISELPDLKQEQQHSVTSKRITDLFTRTHYHRFVLDDAFSERIFERYLSLLDYRRNVLTQADVDGFQKYADDFDDMLKTGNLTEAYTMYDLVQNRRYEGFVYALSLLDNKMDFTKANDQYQFDREDAKWPKNTNEIHELWRQRVKYDALNLKLTDKKWDEIVEILSKRYNNALKRLTQTNSEDVFQIVMNSFARTIEAHTSYLSPRNAERFQQEMNLKLEGIGAVLQAEDDYTMIRSLVNGGPAAKSEQLSDGDKIIGVGQDGEKIVDVIGWRLDDVVDLIKGPKGTKVTLQILQKKAGSSAKPLDVVITRDTIRLEDRAASSKVIEGDVGQYKNRKIGVIDIPGFYMNLSRDVSKELAKLKAEKVEGIIIDLRGNGGGALTEATLLTGLFIQKGPVVQVRYASGQVVQNKDENNAVTYDGPLTVMVDRYSASASEIFAAALQDYGRALIVGEATFGKGTVQQHKGLERIYDMYDKPIGYVQYTIAKFYRINGGSTQLKGVTPDIMFPSALKPGEFGEAEQENALPWDQVPVADYKKVDDISPALIKRLTAKYESRIKTNVEFGYIAQDIADYRKRRDEKSVSLVESERLAKQKDIDSKSLTRANERRLVEGKKPFADLDELAKLDDKEDKSDPLLEQTADITLDLVDASKKKH
- the pepN gene encoding aminopeptidase N, with the protein product MSQLQAKYLKDYSAPDFTIDHIQLNFDLNEPYTYVTAISQVVKKNKEATRLELDGNSLELVSVKINNNAVEHQILNEKLIIQTILDSFELEIITKLEPGKNTSLEGLYLSDGAYCTQCEAEGFRCITYYLDRPDVLAKFDVRIEADKEDFPFLLSNGNLLDKGELNNGRHFASWQDPYPKPSYLFALVAGDFDQLKDSFTTRSAREVELQVFVDKGNLNKANHAMASLKKSMEWDETRFNLEYDLDIYMIVAVDFFNMGAMENKGLNVFNTKYVLADTESATDQDFHGIESVIGHEYFHNWTGNRVTCRDWFQLSLKEGLTVFRDQEFSSDVGSRAVNRIHAIKVVRNQQFAEDAGPMAHPIRPESVIEMNNFYTVTVYDKGAEVIRMMHTLLGETKFQKGMELYFKRHDGQAVTCDDFVSAMETASGVDLRQFRLWYSQAGTPIVTVSEEYNEQTRVYKLVLSQNRPTVAGNNTEAMHIPFDIELIDSKGNSLFSDVLSFTEQQQIFTFEGIDSQPTASLLQNFSAPVKIDYEYTADHLAHLMRYATNEVARWEASVSLFSKTVWGCVAALENGQAMQVGSLVQDAFRGLILDPMLDPALIAEVMNLPSVSELIEQVSTVDLDKLLLARQFTVDELGVACEDELNARYHDLKDQDTVQARALKNACLYWLSRVGEQYEALIEFQFMHADNMTDSLAALKAASNGEVRCYEVLMARFEEKWNKTPLVMDKWFMLQAVDKSEKVIDSLKALTEHAAFSYQNPNRVRSLLGTFAAANIEQFHRADGRGYEFITETLKLLNGVNPQVAARIITPLIQFSKFDELRQAKIKHCLQGLLDLPNLSKDLYEKVSRALS
- a CDS encoding efflux RND transporter permease subunit — translated: MLEKWVNGLETFIFRHRGWVICAFVLLSIFLGFQASQLKMDAAFTKNIPLQHEYMKTYLKHQKQFGGANSIMVAVEDSSGNIFNPHFFEVFKQVHDQLFFIPGVDRAQVKSLFSPSTRFTEVVEDGFAGGPVIPADFSSNEESLKRVQANIEKAGIVGRLVSENYSAAIVSAQLMEFDPQTGKALDTIALANELEQQLRVKYETDEIKIHIIGFSKMAGDVADGAKGVLLFFLVAIAITAVMVYLFSRSLLLTVLPLVCSLIAVEWQLGLLTVVGFGIDPMSILVPFLVFAIGVSHGVQMINAIKQRVVKGVTTKIAATLAFRSLLIPGGVALLSDTVGFLTLLSIDIGIIRELAISASLGVAVIILTNLILLPVLLSFTDLSTAQNKAVDNVETNPIWSKLACFATPRYAKYVLVITSVIYGLALYQSQQLKIGDLHSGAPALHYDSRYNLDTAYITNNFSITTDVLTILVEGKPEACTYYELIKKIDEFEWLISNTQGVQSTVSLASVAKKVNAGFNEGNAKWQMLPRTTASLVQAIGRVPTTSGLLNRDCSVMPIYVFLTDHKAETIETVIDKVKVLAQQFDGSDLQFKLASGPAGVMAATNEAVADAQLPMMLYVYGAVFILCLISFKSLKATIVVLIPLYVVSTLAQALMTYLDIGLVVSTLPVIALGVGIGVDYGIYILSTMSGKLTAGLSVHQAYLEALQERGSAVIFTGLTLAIGVSTWFFSALKFQMDMGILLTFMFLVNMLGAIIIIPALSAVFWTKR
- a CDS encoding WD40/YVTN/BNR-like repeat-containing protein, which encodes MYLQSLCKTVCFGLSLLFYTVSFYSSANTQIQPKAVSALITDIAQAGHKLIAVGERGHIFYLDESWKQVASPTSTNLTNVFFLNSVKGWAVGHDATILQTSDGGKTWSIAFESSEIEKPFLDILFFNEMEGVAVGAYGLFYRTVDGGNTWSEEFHEELLLDDDKAYLEDLKTNDPEGYKIEKASLLPHFNKILKTTDGRTILIGELGLVSISSNKGHFFTKTEFPYEGSMFTGIETQNGFIFSGLRGNVFKTDKILNGWHKLKTPIDSSIFGSVIINNETFLVGNSGAVLRVKNDRSIVIVKQLKGQNILAIAQNENGHVWLGGTQGLQLLDLNKQQ
- a CDS encoding DUF1329 domain-containing protein, yielding MKKMTLLSAAIVLAITAPIASAKISQADANKLGESLTPLGGEVAGNADGTIPKWTGGITKPVAGYKNGMHHPDPFPNDKVLFTITNGNKAQYKEYLTPGLLALFNLYPDTFKMNVYQTRRSAAAPQYVYDATKSNATKAELVAEGNGVSGAVIGVPFPMPKNGLEAVWNHILRFRGVDVETSRSQAAPTSGGSYTLVETSEQIRFEYTRPEMTLDKLQKDNTLFFFKQVVTQPARLAGTALLVKETMDQEKLPRQAWTYNTGQRRVRKAPNVAFDTPGSVSDGLRTTDDFDMFNGSPVRYNWELIGKKEIYIPYNDYRLHSDKIEYDQILTPGHIDPQYVRWEKHRVWEVKATLKPGTSHLYKTRVFYIDEDSWQISAADLYDNRDQLYRVAVAHGLNYYEVPTQWSTLEVFHDLQSRRYIAMGLDNEGQMYNFDAKLNDSDFTPSALRRSGIR